In one window of Eggerthella guodeyinii DNA:
- a CDS encoding NAD(P)/FAD-dependent oxidoreductase: MRTIDADVVIVGAGPAGIFCALALLERGFAGRIVMVDKGLAVEDRVCPKQAGAPCANCEPCRITTGFSGAGAFSDGKLSLSPDVGGDLPDLVGRDAAQAAIGEVDAVYLGFGADGRVEGAERKPEVDEIRRCAIKAGLKLVDCPLRHLGTERAHDLYARIERHLRDAGVDLVFRTECTQVLIEGEECRGVRVAGPDGPGEIRARRTVVATGRRGADWLERMCREHRIAHAPGPVDIGVRVEVRNEIMETVNDVLYESKLIGYPQPFKNKVRTFCQNPGGFVSQENYDGGLAVVNGHSYKERKSPNTNLAILCSQNFSHPFDQPIAYAQKVGELTNMLGDGRILVQRFGDILDGKRTWEKELARSNVVPTLADAVAGDITAAMPYRAMTNILNFMLAVDEVVPGFAAPETLLYSPELKFYSNRVKMDERLLTSVRNLRCLGDSSGWTRGLMMASVMGHLAGGALAEEL; encoded by the coding sequence ATGCGAACCATCGACGCCGACGTGGTCATCGTAGGGGCGGGGCCGGCCGGCATCTTCTGCGCGCTCGCGCTGCTCGAGCGCGGCTTCGCGGGGCGCATCGTCATGGTGGACAAGGGCCTCGCCGTGGAGGACCGCGTCTGCCCGAAGCAGGCGGGCGCGCCGTGCGCGAACTGCGAGCCCTGCCGCATCACGACGGGCTTCTCGGGCGCGGGGGCGTTCTCGGACGGGAAGCTGTCGCTGTCGCCCGACGTGGGCGGCGACCTGCCCGACCTCGTCGGGCGCGACGCGGCGCAGGCCGCCATCGGCGAGGTGGACGCCGTGTACCTGGGCTTCGGCGCCGACGGGCGCGTGGAGGGCGCCGAGCGCAAGCCGGAGGTGGACGAGATCCGCCGGTGCGCCATCAAGGCGGGCCTCAAGCTGGTCGACTGCCCGCTGCGCCACCTCGGAACGGAGCGCGCGCACGACCTGTACGCGCGCATCGAGCGCCACCTGCGCGACGCGGGCGTGGACCTGGTCTTCCGCACCGAATGCACCCAGGTGCTCATCGAGGGCGAGGAGTGCCGCGGCGTGCGCGTCGCCGGCCCCGACGGCCCGGGCGAGATCCGCGCGCGGCGCACCGTGGTGGCCACGGGGCGGCGCGGCGCCGACTGGCTCGAGCGCATGTGCCGCGAGCATCGGATAGCGCACGCGCCCGGTCCCGTCGACATCGGCGTGCGCGTGGAGGTGCGCAACGAGATCATGGAGACGGTGAACGACGTGCTGTACGAGAGCAAGCTCATCGGCTACCCCCAGCCCTTCAAGAACAAGGTGCGCACGTTCTGCCAGAACCCCGGCGGCTTCGTGAGCCAAGAGAACTACGACGGCGGCCTCGCCGTGGTGAACGGCCATTCCTACAAGGAACGCAAGTCGCCGAACACGAACCTGGCCATCCTGTGCTCGCAGAACTTCTCGCACCCCTTCGACCAGCCCATCGCCTACGCCCAGAAGGTGGGCGAGCTGACGAACATGCTGGGCGACGGCCGCATCCTCGTGCAGCGCTTCGGCGACATCCTCGACGGCAAGCGCACGTGGGAGAAGGAGCTCGCGCGCTCGAACGTGGTTCCCACGCTGGCCGACGCGGTGGCGGGCGACATCACGGCCGCCATGCCGTACCGCGCCATGACGAACATCCTCAACTTCATGCTGGCCGTGGACGAGGTGGTGCCGGGGTTCGCCGCGCCCGAGACGCTGCTGTACTCGCCCGAGCTCAAGTTCTACAGCAACCGCGTGAAGATGGACGAGCGGCTCCTCACGAGCGTGCGCAACCTGCGCTGCCTCGGCGATTCCAGCGGATGGACGCGCGGGCTCATGATGGCGAGCGTCAT